DNA from Triticum aestivum cultivar Chinese Spring chromosome 7D, IWGSC CS RefSeq v2.1, whole genome shotgun sequence:
caagtagcgcgtggtagcatccacaagatgacatagatattcgtaaagcacacacggatctgaaaggttcagacccgttgactaataacctctctcacaagcataacatgatcaaaccagaactcattgagtgttaatcacatagtgatgtgaactagattgttgactctagtaaactctttggatgttggtcacatggtgatgtgacctgtgagtgttaatcacatggtgatgtgaactagattattgactctagtgcaagtgggagactgttggaaatatgccctagaggcaataataaattggttattattatatttccttgttcatgataatcgtttattatccatgctaaaattgtattgataggaaactcagatacatgtgtggatacatagacaacaccatgtccctagtaagcctctagttgactagctcgttgatcaatagatggttacggtttcctgaccatggacattggatgtcgttgataacgggatcacatcattaggagaatgatgtgatggacaagacccaatcctaagcctagcacaagatcgtgtagttcgtttgctaagagcttttctaatgtcaagtatcatttccttagaccatgagattgtgcaactcccggataccgtaggaatgctttgggtgtaccaaacgtcacaacgtaactgggtggctataaaggtgcactacaggtatctccgaaagtgtctgttgggttggcacgaatcgagactgggatttgtcactccgtgtaaacggagaggtatctctgggcccactcggtaggacatcatcataatgtgcacaatgtgaccaaggagttgatcacgggatgatgtgttacggaacgagtaaagagacttgccggtaacgagattgaacaaggtatcgggataccgacgatcgaatctcgggcaagtaacataccaattgacaaagggaattgtatacgggattgattgaatccccgacatcgtggttcatccgatgagatcatcgtggaacatgtgggagccaacatgggtatccagatctcgctgttggttattggccggagaacgtctcggtcatgtctgcatggttcccgaacccgtagggtctacacacttaaggttcgatgacgctagggttatagggaatagatatacgtggttaccgaatgttgctcggagtcccggatgagatcccggacgtcacgaggagttccggaatggtccggaggtaaagatttatatatgggaagtcccgttttggccaccggaagagtttcgggcgtcaccggtaatgtaccgggaccaccggagggttccgggggtccaccgggaggggccaccagccccggagggccctatgggctgtatgtggagagggaccagccccttagtgggatgggcgccttccctcccagggcccatgcgcctgggggtttggggaaaccctaaggggaggcgccccccttgccttggggggcaaggcaacccccttggccgccgccccctcctcagattggatctgagggggccggcccccctctccctttcccctatatatatgtggggggtgggagggcagcagcaacccaagttctggcgcagcccttcccctcttccatgtcctcctcctctcccgcggtgcttggcgaagccctgcaggattgccacgctcctccatcaccaccacgccgtcgtgctgctgctggacggagtcttccccaacctctccctctctccttgctggatcaaggcatgggagacgtcaccgggttgcacgtgtgttgaacgcggaggcaccgttcttcggtgcttagatcggaatcaaccgcgatctgaattgctacgagtacgactccttcatccgcgttcttgcaacgcttccgcatagcgatctacaagggtatgtagatgcactccccttcccctcgttgctagattcctccatagattgatcttggtgatgcgtagaaaattttgaatttctgctacgttccccaacatccctaacagaagtacactctttaaaggatgGAGGGAGTCTATATATACTAATTGGGAGTTATGCCAATATGGATGGCTGTTGATTTCCACTGGTAGTTCATGAAGCCGCCATTACAAATCGGAGGGGAAAGTTCAAGCGACCACAGCCTCTTCCATTGCCAAGATCGTAGGTGAAGAGGATCAGACGGGAATGTATGAGACTTGGGTAGGGGAAGGGGATCAGATGGGAAGGTGTGAGACTCGGGTAGGGGAAGGGGATCAGACGGGAAGGTGTGGGCCTCATTATGATGCGGCTTCGTAGTATAGCCCAGCAGCAATAAATCGAGTCGTGGGATGTAACATGCGGACGGTGTGAGCAACATGATGACCTGGACGCATGAGAATATAGTGCACGTTGATGTGGCAAGGGTGCTGATGTGGATTgcctgcatgtcaagagaaataggtcagtggggatgaactatttaggcaTTATAGATTGTTTTGAGAACACGGacattcttcagggtgaaaacctaagatcttgGATCGGGCAACAACGGCGCTTGTGCACTattcccttcttggaggcgttgCTTTTGGAGACTTTTTATGTTTTCGCGTGTTGTATTAGGTGGTGGTAGGTGTGCTGCTGTTGAGAGGAGCCGATCGCTGTGGCGGGACTTTTCtttccctttcttttttttcttctttggttgtgtgcatcctggaTGTCCATGACATTTTGTAGGTGCAGAGGATGGCGTAATTGGTATCTTGGTGATATTAATATATTCTTCTTTTAAAAAAAGATGGGAGTCTCTTGGTATATGAACCAAATTCTACGTATTTAATGTCATCATTGGAGATCTGTATGTACACGAGTGCggacattttaaacattttttgcATGATATACGTGTCTCATTAATAAAATAAATATTCAATTACAAGTCACATAAACATCGACATTACAGGACTGAAAAGATAGGATAATCCTATGCAAAAAAACAGTGCATGTCCCTCTCCACTAAGGAAAATGAGACAGATCACCTCTTTACCCGAGCTCGATGCAACTCCATCGCTGATCAACAACTTTACAGATCTCTAAAGTAGTTTGCTTGAAGCAAAACCATTGTCGTTGAAAGAATCAGAGCGGGGCAATATGTcaccggacacgccatcgaacttcagaACTGACACGCCCGCACGACTATGACGTTGGAGGAGGAAACCAGAACTGTCAGCCTCTAACCACAAACCGAGCACAAGATGCACCATCTTCCATCTGTCACTTGCATAGACAACCGTCTGCGCGTACTCCTAGACAACAAAACCTCTCTGCTCCACCATGACGTAGGAGACAACGACGCAGCAATGGGAACAtagcagaaggagagacacacctgatggagtcACCGCCGCCGCTTCGCcaacaccatccatgaaccctaacgcCGCCGATCTGAAGGATCAGCAAACACACAATGCCATCAACACGCATGATGAGCACCGCCAGTGTGGGAGTGGAGTTGAGGCAGATTTATTCACCTGGGCGCCGCTCCCACCACCCCAATGACGCACCACGACCTACAAATCCAAACCCTGACTACAGAGCAGAGgaacgcccccctcccccctcctaccGCCGGAGTAGCAGCCGGAGGGAGAGGGGGCCAGCGCCCTGGACGGTGGAGATCGGTGGAAGAAGATCCGCCTCCCTAGTCGCCTGGTTTGTGGCGACAGCTAGGGTAGGGGAAAACGCCTCGCGCAAGTTGGAAGAGTGGTTTGTAAGGTAAAGACTTATAACTCTTGcacgacattttaaacatggttggTCTTATGTGCCAACCTCTCAGTATATGAATCAAATGTTGTGTCTTGCGTAATTGTTGGAGGTCGCGCGTATATGAATGAGAGGGGGCTTTCTAATGAGTTGGGTCCAAATGAATCAAAATTTGCATCCTTGGCCTCATCGTTGGAGATCCAAATGTACACAAATGGGGACGGACCTTAAAACAAGTTGGGTCCTAAATGCCAGCCTCTCAATACATAAACTGAATATTGCATACTTTACCAAAAGTGCTTTTTTGATTCCGGGCTCATATGCTctcgcatgaacagtaaaatccaaaaaatagtaaaaaaataaaaaaaaaatatatatatatgaacattgATGAATGTTCTAACTGCGTGCAAAATTTCAAGTcgaaatgacattcgtggaggtCTAGGCAAAAATTataaaatcgatgctccaaaatgcttccaaCAATAGTTTTTTTAGACCATCAAAAAATTTTTGGCCCAGACCACCACTAATGTCATTTCAACCTGAAATTTTGCATACAGTTAGAAAATTTATCAATGTTAAtcacaaaaaaaatcagatttttttgaaactttttactatttttttggattttactgttcacacGGGAGTATATGAGCTCGGATCAAATACTCCATGTCTTACATACGGGTATGTATATGAGTGGGGTTGTACTTTCTAACAAGTTAGGCCCCATATGTCAACCTTTTCGGCCTTATAACATACTTACTGTACAGCTGCTCCATTTCGGATCGGCCCGGCCCAATAACACACGGATCAGCGTCAAGTCTCTGACCTTTCTGGGCTTTCATCCAAGCGCCAGCCGCATCGCCCCGCAGCCCCCAAACCCCAGGTCCTCCCAgccgcctcgacgccgtcgccgtcgccgtcatgGCAGCCGCTCGTCCCGCTGCGCGCCGACCTCCAGCTGCTCGCGCGTGACCTGCGCCCTGACGCAGGCTGCTACCGCGCGACCCTGTTTCGTCTGAGCCTCCGACGTCGTCTTGGCCCCCTGGAATCTGCGACGCGTGCAGGCGTCAGCGGCACGCCGTGGAGCAGAGCCCCCTCCGGCCCTCCCCCGCTTGGTCCTGAAGCTGGCGCGATTCTCGCTGCTTCGTTTTCGCCATGAACAACCACCTTCGCGCCGCATTAAGCGCAGCCCGGCTCCGGTGGGCTCCTGGTGCCCTCGACAAACCCTCCAGAGTGCCGCCGTGCTGTGCTGCCAGCTGGCGGCATGTCCAAGGATCATTCGCGGCATCGGATCGGGTTGCTTCTGATCATGGGATTCAGCGGCGGCCCTATTCAGCTGCTCCCATCCACAGCGAGGGGGAAACCTtggtggatgaggaggaggacgaagtggatcGGAAGATCAGGCAAATGGAGAGGAGGCGGGAAGTCCGCGCCGCGCAGAAGACGTTCATGGAGTACCTCCATGTCACGCGGGGCATGTGCTTCAGCGACGCCGAGCATATAAGCAAGCGCTCGCCTGTTTACCTGAGCAAGCTGCTGGAGGAGGTGAAGGACGCCCTCAAGGAGCCCCCGGAGGGGGGAACCGAGCTGGTCTTCAGGTCCAAGGTGAAGAAGAGGGACATGAAGGATGAAAGGGTCAGCAAGGCCCTGGTGCGGTTATTTCAGTTCAATCCTGTCAACGAGTTTGAGCCCTTCTTGGAGAGCATCGGCCTCAGACCGAGCGAGTGCAGTGCGTTCTTGCCTCGGGATCTCATGTTTCTCACGGACGATGAGATGTTGCTCGGCAACTTCCGCCTGCTTTGCAATTACGGCATTGCGCGCAGGAAGATAGGGAGGATATACCGGGATGCTATGGAGGTCTTTAGTTTTGGCCATGGTGTGCTTGCATCTAAGCTGAAGGCCCTTGAGGAACTTGGGTTCAGTAGGACCAGTGTGATCAAGCTCGTAATTGCTACTCCTGTTGTATTGGTTCGTGACCCGAATGTGGAATTGAAGATCCTGGAGTGGCTAGACGACATTGGGATCCAGCGGGACTGGATTAGTCAGTTCTTATCTGCTAGGAAGTCTTATGATTGGAGAAAGATGGTTCGAGTTCCCCAGTTCTTCGTTAACTTGGGATTTACTAAGGAAGCTGTTGGTAAATTGGTCAGGCAAAATCCAGATTTCTTGCTGGATGGTTCAGGAAAGATGCTATTTACAGCGGTTCTCATGATGCTAAAAGCGGGATGTGGAAAAAAAGAGCTGTATGATCTTTTTATGGACTTCCCAAATGTGTCGGTCGAGGATTTCACAAGTAACCTACGGAGGGGAATGCTGTTCTTAGCTGAGATTGGCATAAGCGATGAGGATGTTAACAAGTTTGTTCTTTCTCATGGATTAATCCTTGGTTCTGCCCCATTGAAGATGCCAAACAGCATTGTTACAAATCTCAATGTGGGAAAGAGGCGCCTGCGCAAGATTATACTGGAGGACCCGAAACTGTTGATGAGTTACACATTAGGGTCAAAAGTCAGCCAGCTACCAAAAATTGACCCCTTTGAAGCATCATTCAATGAGAGAATAAAATTCTTGAAAAGCATAGGATTTGTTGAAGGCTCTGAAGATATGAAGAAGGCACTCAAAACCTTCCGTGGTAAAGGTGACGAACTACAAGATCGGTACGAGTTCTTAGTGAACAATACTGGGTTGGACCCAAAAGAGGTAGTAAACATGATCAAGCTGGCTCCACAGATTCTGAACCAGAAGATTGATGTGCTCGAGTCAAAGATATCCTTCCTTATAAATCATTCAGGGTATACTCTGAGTGATCTGGTTGCTTTCCCTGCTTGCCTGTCATTTACCGTGGAAAGAACCAAAGTCAGGATTTTCATGTACAATTGGCTGCTAGAAAGGGGGGTGGTTACATCCCGGCTGGCTTTAAGCACAATCCTAGCCTGCTCAGACAAATGTTTCATGAGTTATTTTGTGAAAAAGCATCCCATGGGACCTGAAGTTTGGGAAAACTATAAGAGGGAAGTAGCTAAGGACAAAAACATGCCTTGTAGTTGAGATCATTAGCACCCTTGCCTTTGATGAATTAACTTTTTTCACTGTCTACATTTGCTCACATAATGCTATTCTTTGATAATTAGGCACATCAGCTGTCCTCTTTCATAATGTGGTCGTGTGGATGGTGTTTCTTCTCTGCTGCAGGAACTGACTTTAGCTTGTGCTGGTGATTGTTCCAGGCCAAAGATTCAGTAAACCATCGGACCATGTTTTTGAGAGCTTGACATTTTAGAGTTTGATGATCAACTCGAGGAAAGAAAAAAAGAGTAGTTGTTCCCCGCCCAGTGGTAGTGCTGAATCTATTTCACTTTTCCTGCCTGCAGGGAAACATTATAGATGCTTCAGTATGATATGGTCAAGTATTACTTCCGTCCCAAATTAGccgtcttagatttgtctagatacggatgtatctaacactaagaCAACTAATTCGAGACGGAGAGAGTATTTGATACTTTCAGCTTGTTATATCTTTGGAAATGGCCAATGTCCTTGGTAGGTGCTAGTGGCATGTAACTGGTTCAAGGTGAAGAAAAAGGTTCGCTGCTTTCAGTTTGTTTCGGATTTGCTGTCAACAGATTCTTGTATAGAGAGATGCTGTTAACATAATTTTGGTGCTAGGCAACGCAGCAGTGATCATGTATACCTCATTTCCATCACATGTACCCCGGCACTGAAAGATGATGAATAAGTTTCATTGATACGCAAATATTTTTGCGTGGTTTTGTTTTTCTTGTAGAATTCACGGTGGTCGTATTTTTGGATGGATTTTTACGATTGCACCATGTTGTACAACAACGTGTCTTTCTTTTCCGCGCTAAAGAAatactctgttccaaaatataggGGGTGTTAACTTTACAGAAGTCAAACTGCTCTTTGTTTGCCTAGTTTATAGAAGAAAGTAGGTATAACAAAAATGCCTAATACGTATCGCTAGATTCATCATGAGATATATTTTCATATTTTGTTTATTTGGTATTGGAGATGTTCACATAGTTTTCTATAATCTTTTATGAAAAGACTAATACACCTTATGTTTGGAATAGAGAGAATAATGCATGTTCGCAATGGGCGGGCACCATTCATTCTGTTTAGCAAAGCTTCAAAGCCTTGATGCTTGTGGCATCTGAGCAGCCAGCAGCCAACTGAAACTGCGCTATCTTGTGTAGTCAAGGTCAATCGCTGTGGAGGTGGGTGGATAGGAATAGGATTGCTGACTCACTGCCACTTGGAATTGGAAATCGCAGTGTAGTTTCCCTCCTCCGTTGGACCACGCCGCTCATGATAATGCCCCGACAAGGGCACGCCGGGATGGATTGCAGTCCGACCGTTCCAACCTGACTGAGGATGACCAATCAGGTACAGTATCTTCAGCACATGCGTCAACAGGAAAGAAAAACTGAAGCAATGGAACTATTCCTTCCATTTATTCCCCCCTTGACCAGTTAATCTTACAAAATTCTTCCATCAAAAAATACATCCTTCTAACGCTGACAGACGTAAACTACTGCCTCGTCGTCGCGGTGACACCTAGATTGATCGGAGTTCCTTAGGTACGTACGTACAAGTGCCTTAATTAGTTACATGATGGACTCGAATGGAACCTATATGTACATATGGAGCAGCGCAGGAGCACCGGTGGACAAGATGGCCGAGGCACCTCGCTTGTTATCACCAGGCAGGCCATCGACTGCTGAGCTAGAGAGGGGTGGGTTGGGCAGGAACAGACGGCCTGTGGGTATGCCGCCTTACATGGATGGCTACATCTCGCTGAGCAAGTTGCTGATCTTGCGGAGCTCGGTCAGAGCTGCGGTTGCGGTCACCTGTCCTTTGCCGCCCAGGATGTTGTTTGAGAAGTTCTCCATCGGGCCGGGCTGGCTGCGATCTTGCTGAAACGCCGACTCGATCACCTATAATTACATTGCAACCATTGTTAGTGATGAAGGCATGATCCATTGCTAGTGATGCATAGATAGGCATGATCCAAGTTACACCATACATGTTTAGCAAATAAAGATACAGAACAATTGTGTTttatcaaaatataagatgttttttgacaatatgacagtgtcaaaaaatgtcttatacTTTGATACGGATGGAGTATTTCACTAATGACTTCAGAACGCAAGCCAAGCAATTCTACCAAGTGGTAAGAAACAAACATTTGATGTAGAAAATTATTCAAATACTTTTATCAGGATAGGGACTACCAAAAAGTATCACAAAAGGATGTTGCATATGATATACCTGGATATTCTCGAGCATGCTTTGTCCAAGATTCTTAAATGTGCCCATCACCTTCTTATCACCAGCAGCCAACTTTGTGTTACCACGCGGGTTATTCGAATTCCCTTCGGAGCAGGATGCGTCAACAGCATCTTTACCATCTGATTTCTCACCGCTACCCTTCTCGATGCTGCCTTCACCTGAGGGTCTCCCTAGCTTCAACAGCCACTGAAATTTACTGATAAATGGCTTCCTTTCATTAGAAACCACAGTTTTTTCAGAGGATCCATCTGGATCTGCAGTTTTATCAGAAGTTTCTGCTTCTGAATCTTGAACACTACTGCCATCATGATTACAGCTGGATGACTCATCTTGCAGTATTTCATCCCTGTCATTGTCACCACCATACGAAATTGAAATGACACTACTTCTCTCAGAATCGTTATCTTGAATGTTCTCATGCTCATTACCAGCAACGGCTGCATAGAACACTGGAGAGTTCTCACCGCTAGAAGAACAAGCTTCTGTTGCACATTGTGTCATTTGTGTTGTGCTCTCATCAGCTGGCACAGCCAGTGGATTTTCTAGAGGGCTGAGTTTAGCCAGGCACGGTGGGCTTACAGTTACACTTTCAGCAGCTGCTCTTGGTTGCGAAGGCTCTGCGGAACTCACTGGAGGCTCCTTGTGAGTTGAGACAATAGGGAATTCATCTTCTTGAATTTTCCCTGCAATTTCATGAGACCTCCCCACACTATCTGACAAAGTATTCAGAAGGCATCGCCTTGCTGAATTCCGAGCATCACTTTTCACACTGATTGCTTTCACTGGAGAAGGATCTGACTCTGTCCTAGACAAACCAAGTTTCTGCCTCAAGGATTTCTTTATTTCTCTGCTGAAAGAATGACCCTTCACAGTCTCCTTGGGAGATGTCCCATCAGTGTGCAAATTTCTCCACTGCTTTTCCCAGTAACTCTCGGATAAAGGATGCAATGGAGTTCTCGGAGGAGTTGAAATAGGGAGAATACTGTTAACTCTGTCATACTCGCCGATATCCCTATTTAATAGGACAGATGGGGATGAAGTGTTCGCATCAATGGCAGTAGACTGCAGGGACTGGGCCTTCTCAATTAGCTTCTGCACATCAACATTCGTCGGGTAATTCAATAATCTCTGGAGACAAGAGACATCAGTCTCGGTAGCCAACAGAGACGATCTAACATGAAGAAGCATAGAGACTGCCATAGCTGCAATGAATGCCCCTCTATCTGAACACAAGATCCGAAAGCTATATTCCTCGTCACTATTTAGCAGCATACTATTGGAACAGGCGAAAACTTTGTCCCATATTACTAAGAGATCACTGAGGCCGAATTCTCGTCCAAACAAGACCCTCAGCCAACGAAGTGCAAACCACTGAGGTTCCACTTTCAGCTCAATGAAATGGTTATGAAGAGATGGCTCAACAATGGAAAGCAAATGATATAACGCTGAGGAGGCTTCAATAGCAGGTGGTAGACTTGAGCTAGATCCAACACTGGATGGAGAGTAAAATTCTGCCATGCGAACCACTCCGCCACCCCCATCCATCAAACCATCAAAAATGGCATAGGCATCATGCTCCATGAATCTTTCAGATAATACAATGCCTAGTTCACCTTCAGCTCCATATGCATCACTAAGTAAAATTATTTCTTTTGTATCTGAGTCAAGCTCATCAAGACTGTTAGCTCTGGAGGCACTTTCAGAATCATTTTCATTGTCAGTTCCTGAATGCCACTTTGGGTCCTTTCTAGGTTTATAACTAAAAACCATATCAGTATCTGGGAAAGGTACTCCAACAAAATCATCATTGAAGCAGTCTTCATGGAGTTTTCGTATTTGCGATAGTTTATCAATGTCGACCTGAAGAACATACACAAGTGGAGCCAATAGCTCATGCATTCCTGTGTCAAGATGAGCCATATGTCAGGCCATATTCAGCAATTAAACAAGAAAATATAAATGAAAAGATATACTGAAGTGGCCATGCTACTTAGTCAAAAGATACTTTAGTGCTACCCAGCATTGCTATTAAGAGATCTCAAAGCTAATTAATATGCTTCAACAATGCCATCTTAAGATATTATACTCTTGTTTTATAAAATGGTAATTTTTACCAACTTAGTCTCGTGCAAAGATTAACAGCCCTAGATGATTTTAGACCCATGAAGTTCTCAGTTGAAAAGAGAAAGCCAACCAGATTCCTTGAAACAACTTGAGAACTTTGTTTCTTCTACATGCGCAAGGAGTTTCTTACCTTGGCGGTAACCATACTGTGGATGCTGAAGACACCACATTAACAGTATCCTACGCAGCATGGCCTGGCAAGTAGGTGTTTGGAAGTAACTACCATCTTCGGGATACAAGCGAGACAAATCTTGGTCCAC
Protein-coding regions in this window:
- the LOC123165780 gene encoding transcription termination factor MTEF18, mitochondrial, whose protein sequence is MNNHLRAALSAARLRWAPGALDKPSRVPPCCAASWRHVQGSFAASDRVASDHGIQRRPYSAAPIHSEGETLVDEEEDEVDRKIRQMERRREVRAAQKTFMEYLHVTRGMCFSDAEHISKRSPVYLSKLLEEVKDALKEPPEGGTELVFRSKVKKRDMKDERVSKALVRLFQFNPVNEFEPFLESIGLRPSECSAFLPRDLMFLTDDEMLLGNFRLLCNYGIARRKIGRIYRDAMEVFSFGHGVLASKLKALEELGFSRTSVIKLVIATPVVLVRDPNVELKILEWLDDIGIQRDWISQFLSARKSYDWRKMVRVPQFFVNLGFTKEAVGKLVRQNPDFLLDGSGKMLFTAVLMMLKAGCGKKELYDLFMDFPNVSVEDFTSNLRRGMLFLAEIGISDEDVNKFVLSHGLILGSAPLKMPNSIVTNLNVGKRRLRKIILEDPKLLMSYTLGSKVSQLPKIDPFEASFNERIKFLKSIGFVEGSEDMKKALKTFRGKGDELQDRYEFLVNNTGLDPKEVVNMIKLAPQILNQKIDVLESKISFLINHSGYTLSDLVAFPACLSFTVERTKVRIFMYNWLLERGVVTSRLALSTILACSDKCFMSYFVKKHPMGPEVWENYKREVAKDKNMPCS
- the LOC543042 gene encoding uncharacterized protein produces the protein MAEEERRRRFSSLRSVRWRVDLGILPASPEASVEELRRAAADSRRRYVSLRRRVLVDPHLPKEEARSPNLIVDNPLSQNPESSWGRFFRGAELEKTVDQDLSRLYPEDGSYFQTPTCQAMLRRILLMWCLQHPQYGYRQGMHELLAPLVYVLQVDIDKLSQIRKLHEDCFNDDFVGVPFPDTDMVFSYKPRKDPKWHSGTDNENDSESASRANSLDELDSDTKEIILLSDAYGAEGELGIVLSERFMEHDAYAIFDGLMDGGGGVVRMAEFYSPSSVGSSSSLPPAIEASSALYHLLSIVEPSLHNHFIELKVEPQWFALRWLRVLFGREFGLSDLLVIWDKVFACSNSMLLNSDEEYSFRILCSDRGAFIAAMAVSMLLHVRSSLLATETDVSCLQRLLNYPTNVDVQKLIEKAQSLQSTAIDANTSSPSVLLNRDIGEYDRVNSILPISTPPRTPLHPLSESYWEKQWRNLHTDGTSPKETVKGHSFSREIKKSLRQKLGLSRTESDPSPVKAISVKSDARNSARRCLLNTLSDSVGRSHEIAGKIQEDEFPIVSTHKEPPVSSAEPSQPRAAAESVTVSPPCLAKLSPLENPLAVPADESTTQMTQCATEACSSSGENSPVFYAAVAGNEHENIQDNDSERSSVISISYGGDNDRDEILQDESSSCNHDGSSVQDSEAETSDKTADPDGSSEKTVVSNERKPFISKFQWLLKLGRPSGEGSIEKGSGEKSDGKDAVDASCSEGNSNNPRGNTKLAAGDKKVMGTFKNLGQSMLENIQVIESAFQQDRSQPGPMENFSNNILGGKGQVTATAALTELRKISNLLSEM